CCCTTCCTCGAAGTGCCGCAGGATGCCGTTCGCGATCAGGAAGCGGTCCTGCGTCGTGATCCCGAGCGTTTCGGCGCCCCGCTCCCGCCCCCGGTCCTCGAGCTGGGTGAGGTTCACGTGCGCGGTCAGGTCCTGCTCACCGACGCGAAGGAGGAAGTCCTCGTTCGTCGCGTGCCGGTGGTAGGCCAGGAGCGTGCCGCGCGGCCGCCCGGGGCCGTACAGGACCGGCGCCGGGTCGCCGTAGTCCACGACCACCACGAAGCCCCGGCGGATCGCGGCCAGGAGCGCGTCGAGTGCTTCGGACGCGGCGGGACAGACCTCGGCCTCTTCCCCGTCCCTCCCCGCGGCGCGGTAACGCCGGGCCAGCGCCTCCGCCTCCGGCGCGGGGTCGCCCTCCCGCTCCACGAAGCGGCCGTCGGCGCCGAGATCCACGAACACCTCGCGCAGGCGTCCCTCCCGCCGCCTCACGCGGTGCACGGGGAGCGCGTCGAACAGCTCCACGGCGAGAACGCACCCGGCGGCCCGCTGCGCGACATCCGCCGGAGACGCCGACTCCGCCTCGGGGACGAGGCCCGCCGCCGCCGCTCGCATTCCGGGGCTTCGGTCCGCCATGACGTACCGCAGGCGGGATGCGAACTCCGCGTCGATTCCAGGCGCGGCGTCGAGCACGTCGCGCGCGAGCAGCCCCCGCCCGGCGCCGAACTCGATGGCGGTGAACCGCGGCGGGCGGCCGAGGAGGCGGTCCATCTCGACGAGCTGCTTCGCCACGCAATCCCCGAAGAGGGTGCCGACGTCGCTCGCGGTGAAGAAATCCCCTTCCCGGCCGACCCGACT
This sequence is a window from Terriglobia bacterium. Protein-coding genes within it:
- a CDS encoding SAM-dependent methyltransferase is translated as MPFDRFMDLALHDREHGYYSKGASRVGREGDFFTASDVGTLFGDCVAKQLVEMDRLLGRPPRFTAIEFGAGRGLLARDVLDAAPGIDAEFASRLRYVMADRSPGMRAAAAGLVPEAESASPADVAQRAAGCVLAVELFDALPVHRVRRREGRLREVFVDLGADGRFVEREGDPAPEAEALARRYRAAGRDGEEAEVCPAASEALDALLAAIRRGFVVVVDYGDPAPVLYGPGRPRGTLLAYHRHATNEDFLLRVGEQDLTAHVNLTQLEDRGRERGAETLGITTQDRFLIANGILRHFEEG